The following coding sequences are from one Phycisphaeraceae bacterium window:
- a CDS encoding helix-turn-helix domain-containing protein — protein sequence MATTRRSPARRTVPANRNEPDFVAMTSRLMSAIDGISPYELADRIGVSYETVRRYARGDRPSVEFLARAALMLDLSLDWIVLGRRRPVARAAGVTKSPKKPTRTPHRGRSRR from the coding sequence ATGGCAACCACCCGTCGCAGCCCAGCCCGCCGAACCGTCCCCGCCAATCGCAACGAGCCCGATTTCGTCGCCATGACAAGCCGGCTCATGAGCGCGATCGACGGGATCTCGCCGTACGAACTCGCGGATCGGATTGGCGTCAGTTACGAAACGGTCCGCCGCTACGCGAGGGGTGATCGTCCGTCGGTTGAGTTCCTCGCTCGGGCCGCGCTCATGCTCGACCTGTCGCTCGACTGGATCGTGCTCGGCCGCCGGCGGCCGGTCGCCCGAGCCGCGGGTGTAACGAAGTCGCCGAAAAAGCCTACCCGCACGCCGCACCGGGGCCGCTCACGCCGGTAG
- a CDS encoding UDP-3-O-acyl-N-acetylglucosamine deacetylase has protein sequence MTSHDHLIPRLTLASPATVRGTTLFTAADTAVTLHPAPAGHAMVIRRADLPGAPEFPAIAEHVAPDSRHTVIAADPSAKPAPASACVHTTEHVLSALAGLGITDALIEVRGPEIPIGDGSAAPFVEAILGAGISPARPDDRFAETPRAIVIPRPLSVRDGAAMIEAFPPASTDGAPVLDIEYRLDYGPGSPIPAQQARLRIDHSNPSVSGYGADIAPARTFCLAKEAEAMRAMGLFLHLTPRQMLVIGADGAPIDNSLRFADEPARHKLLDVLGDLALVGAPLVGRIVATRSGHALNHTMSRAILEAVAP, from the coding sequence ATGACCAGCCACGATCACCTCATCCCGCGGCTCACCCTTGCCAGCCCCGCCACCGTCCGCGGCACCACGCTGTTTACCGCGGCGGACACCGCCGTCACGCTCCACCCGGCGCCGGCGGGCCATGCGATGGTGATCCGCCGCGCGGACCTTCCGGGGGCCCCGGAGTTCCCCGCGATCGCCGAGCACGTGGCGCCCGACTCCCGGCACACCGTGATCGCGGCGGACCCATCGGCCAAGCCCGCGCCCGCTTCCGCGTGCGTGCACACCACCGAGCACGTGCTCTCCGCGCTCGCCGGGCTCGGGATCACCGATGCGCTGATCGAGGTGCGCGGGCCGGAGATCCCCATCGGCGACGGCTCGGCGGCGCCCTTTGTGGAGGCCATCCTTGGCGCAGGGATTTCGCCGGCCCGGCCCGACGACCGGTTTGCGGAGACGCCTCGCGCGATCGTCATCCCGCGGCCGCTCTCGGTGCGCGACGGCGCCGCGATGATCGAGGCGTTCCCGCCCGCCAGCACGGACGGGGCGCCCGTGCTCGATATCGAATACCGCCTCGACTACGGCCCGGGCTCGCCGATCCCGGCCCAGCAGGCTCGCCTGCGGATCGACCACTCCAATCCATCGGTGAGCGGGTACGGCGCGGACATCGCCCCCGCCCGCACGTTCTGCCTGGCGAAGGAGGCCGAGGCGATGCGCGCCATGGGTTTGTTCCTGCACCTGACGCCCCGGCAGATGCTGGTCATCGGCGCGGACGGGGCGCCGATCGACAACTCGCTCCGATTCGCCGACGAGCCCGCGCGTCACAAACTGCTCGACGTGTTGGGCGACCTTGCCTTGGTCGGGGCGCCCCTTGTCGGGCGCATCGTGGCAACCCGGTCGGGCCATGCGCTGAACCACACCATGTCCCGGGCGATCCTGGAAGCCGTTGCTCCCTGA
- a CDS encoding ABC transporter ATP-binding protein has protein sequence MAIPISIRSLTKQFPGGATAVDEVSLDIKAGELFFLLGPSGCGKTTLLRMIAGFTEPTSGRLSFADRDVTFLPPNKRNTGMVFQSYALWPHMTVEANVAFGLDVRGVDSAEKRKRVMQALASVRMEEYASRKPTQLSGGQQQRVALARALVIRPDVLLLDEPLSNLDAKLRTDLRGEIRQACKASGITAIYVTHDQKEALSMADRVAIMSRGSVVQLGTPSDLYRRPRTRFVAEFLGETNFLAGVVAEHHNGSTPPTGTVAVDTDAGRLLATTNEQIGVGSKVTCSVRPEAWRIAGTAEQAPNRLVGRLGETTYLGEVAQHLVELTPSTHIKVVELNPALDGLASRGSLVAVATSPQDVIVLVE, from the coding sequence ATGGCGATCCCAATCTCTATCCGCTCGCTGACCAAGCAGTTCCCCGGCGGCGCCACCGCCGTTGATGAGGTGTCGCTCGATATCAAGGCCGGGGAACTGTTCTTCCTGCTTGGCCCATCGGGGTGCGGCAAGACGACGCTGCTGCGCATGATCGCCGGGTTCACCGAGCCCACCTCGGGTCGGCTGTCGTTTGCCGATCGCGATGTGACGTTTCTTCCGCCCAACAAGCGGAACACCGGGATGGTGTTCCAGTCCTACGCCCTGTGGCCGCACATGACCGTCGAGGCGAACGTCGCTTTCGGGCTCGACGTCCGCGGCGTGGATTCCGCCGAGAAGCGGAAGAGAGTGATGCAGGCGCTCGCGAGCGTGCGGATGGAGGAATACGCCTCACGCAAGCCCACGCAACTCTCGGGTGGCCAACAGCAACGCGTGGCCCTCGCGCGGGCGCTGGTCATCAGGCCGGATGTGCTGCTCCTCGACGAGCCGCTGTCGAACCTCGACGCGAAACTCCGCACCGACCTGCGGGGCGAGATACGCCAAGCGTGCAAGGCGTCGGGGATCACCGCGATCTATGTGACCCATGATCAGAAGGAAGCGCTGAGCATGGCGGACCGGGTGGCGATCATGTCCCGTGGCAGTGTGGTGCAGCTGGGCACGCCTTCGGACCTGTACCGCCGGCCACGGACGAGGTTTGTGGCGGAGTTCCTCGGCGAGACCAACTTCCTTGCGGGGGTTGTGGCGGAGCACCACAATGGGAGCACCCCCCCCACTGGCACCGTGGCGGTTGATACGGATGCTGGTCGACTGCTCGCCACGACGAATGAGCAGATCGGTGTCGGCTCAAAGGTAACGTGCTCGGTGCGCCCCGAGGCGTGGCGGATCGCTGGGACGGCGGAGCAGGCCCCCAACCGCCTTGTCGGGCGGCTTGGTGAGACGACGTATCTTGGTGAAGTTGCCCAACACCTTGTCGAACTCACGCCTTCTACCCACATCAAGGTGGTCGAGCTCAACCCCGCACTTGATGGGCTGGCCAGCCGCGGTTCCCTAGTCGCGGTGGCCACGAGTCCGCAGGACGTCATTGTTCTTGTTGAGTAA
- a CDS encoding SpoVR family protein: MPPNAPSTDLSPELVEHMQAIKARASQYGLDFFEVVFEVLPFDVMNQIAAYGGFPTRYPHWRWGMEYEKLSKRDAYGLGRIYEMVINNDPCYAYLQESNSVLDQKLVMAHVYGHADFFKNNFWFSKTNRKMMDEMANHATRVRRHAERHGHESVERFIDTCLCIEHLIDPHSMFMRREGGDAGDGESFTPDRLPAKDYMDPFINPASELKRQREEFDKKKASARHRVPVRPTRDVLQFLMREAPLDEWQQDILGLIRDEAYYFSPQAMTKVMNEGWATYWHSKLMTHHFVEASEIVDYAEQHSGVVHMPPGGFNPYKIGVELWKEIERRWDTGRHGADWERLEAAGAREAFDDKSMKGRDKIFEVRRIYNDVNFIDEFLTQDFVDRHKMYQYRRDPQSGQLKIVSRDVGRIKQALLYQITNMGQPFIYVVDGNYLNRGELYLAHQFNGLEVDVAKAREVLNAIRAIWGRPVHLQLRLDDDMVLLSVDSLPDPDGGGGGFRKQKISEETPEPAHLIQ; the protein is encoded by the coding sequence ATGCCTCCTAACGCCCCCAGCACCGATCTGTCGCCGGAACTGGTCGAGCACATGCAGGCGATCAAGGCGCGGGCGAGCCAGTACGGGCTCGACTTCTTCGAGGTCGTCTTCGAGGTGCTGCCGTTCGACGTCATGAACCAGATCGCCGCGTACGGCGGGTTTCCCACGCGCTACCCGCACTGGCGGTGGGGGATGGAGTACGAAAAGCTCTCGAAGCGAGACGCCTACGGCCTCGGGCGCATCTACGAGATGGTGATCAACAACGACCCCTGCTACGCCTACCTGCAGGAGTCCAACAGCGTGCTCGACCAGAAGCTGGTCATGGCGCACGTCTACGGGCACGCCGATTTCTTCAAGAACAACTTCTGGTTCAGCAAGACCAACCGCAAGATGATGGACGAGATGGCGAACCACGCCACCCGCGTCCGCCGGCACGCGGAGCGTCACGGGCACGAGTCGGTGGAGCGGTTCATCGACACCTGCCTGTGCATCGAGCACCTGATCGACCCGCACTCGATGTTCATGCGTCGCGAGGGGGGCGATGCGGGAGATGGCGAGTCCTTCACGCCCGACCGGCTTCCCGCCAAGGACTACATGGACCCGTTCATCAACCCCGCGAGCGAGCTGAAGCGCCAGCGGGAGGAGTTCGACAAGAAGAAGGCCTCGGCCCGGCACCGCGTGCCGGTGCGCCCGACGCGCGACGTGCTGCAGTTCCTGATGCGCGAGGCGCCCCTCGACGAGTGGCAGCAGGACATCCTCGGCCTGATCCGGGACGAGGCGTACTACTTCTCGCCCCAGGCCATGACGAAGGTCATGAACGAGGGGTGGGCGACCTACTGGCACTCCAAGCTGATGACCCATCACTTCGTCGAGGCCAGCGAGATCGTCGACTACGCCGAGCAGCACTCGGGCGTGGTACACATGCCCCCGGGCGGGTTCAACCCCTACAAGATCGGCGTCGAGCTGTGGAAGGAGATCGAGCGGCGTTGGGACACCGGCCGGCACGGCGCCGACTGGGAGCGGCTCGAGGCCGCGGGCGCCCGCGAGGCCTTCGACGACAAGTCGATGAAGGGGCGGGACAAGATCTTCGAGGTCCGCCGCATCTACAACGACGTCAACTTCATCGACGAGTTCCTCACCCAGGACTTCGTCGACCGCCACAAGATGTACCAGTACCGGCGCGACCCGCAGAGCGGCCAGCTCAAGATCGTCTCCCGCGACGTGGGCCGCATCAAGCAGGCGCTGCTGTACCAGATCACCAACATGGGCCAGCCGTTCATCTATGTCGTTGACGGCAACTACCTCAACCGCGGCGAGCTGTACCTCGCGCACCAGTTCAACGGCCTGGAGGTCGATGTCGCCAAGGCCAGGGAGGTCCTGAACGCCATCCGCGCGATCTGGGGCCGCCCGGTGCACCTCCAACTGCGGCTCGACGACGACATGGTGCTACTCAGCGTCGACTCGCTCCCGGACCCCGACGGCGGTGGCGGCGGCTTCCGCAAGCAGAAGATCAGCGAGGAGACGCCCGAGCCGGCGCACCTCATCCAGTAG
- a CDS encoding O-antigen ligase family protein, with protein MLLLGGLGGLLFVLMRPRWAFVLVTMMFPLKQTLQAYIPSIRGVSGYGVNIAVAGVAGFAVLARVIKGERVVAPFVNVVSISVLAMYLLVLTSFSYTPAIEGATVLLKESWPYYILMMLVLPLLLRGVGDFRSSLTAILCVGLALSVFIFLSPATGFLGTRMVLSVIGRSDKSGNPLAIAELGGMLAVVAALMWYGGASKILNLVRIAAFLVGLGLGIASGTRGQVFSAAIVSLLFFPMARQVKNLKQFVLLALSVGIVGGGIYLAFDLFLWSQNQSRFNATQMTIGVQDRLERVLVLLDAWASQPTAWLFGLGANAFSSLIRTTGGAADYVHNTAAEALCEYGLVGATLYTIGLYFSYRAGVRIWARVKEDPGLRAAATILIAISTYSLLLSFKQGCILGLPAPFYWWMVVAYIDKSERINEASMMPHAPLIEHYEEYTEQDQPAEPATTAA; from the coding sequence TTGCTTCTCTTGGGTGGGCTTGGCGGCCTGCTGTTTGTGCTCATGCGTCCGCGGTGGGCGTTCGTGCTTGTCACGATGATGTTCCCGCTCAAGCAGACGCTCCAGGCGTATATCCCGTCGATCCGGGGCGTAAGCGGATATGGCGTCAATATCGCCGTCGCGGGTGTTGCCGGCTTTGCGGTGCTTGCGCGGGTGATCAAGGGGGAGCGGGTCGTTGCCCCATTTGTCAACGTGGTGAGTATCAGCGTTCTCGCGATGTACCTGCTCGTGCTGACGAGTTTCTCGTATACGCCTGCGATTGAGGGGGCCACCGTTCTGCTGAAGGAATCGTGGCCGTACTACATTCTGATGATGCTGGTCCTGCCGCTGCTGCTGCGGGGCGTAGGCGATTTTCGCAGCTCACTGACCGCGATCCTGTGCGTCGGACTTGCCTTGTCGGTTTTCATCTTCTTGAGTCCCGCGACCGGCTTCCTCGGCACTCGCATGGTTCTGAGCGTGATCGGGCGGAGCGATAAGTCCGGCAACCCGCTGGCCATTGCCGAGCTCGGCGGCATGCTCGCCGTCGTCGCCGCCCTCATGTGGTATGGCGGCGCCTCGAAGATCCTGAACCTTGTACGCATCGCGGCGTTCCTGGTGGGTCTGGGTCTCGGCATCGCCAGCGGCACGCGCGGCCAAGTCTTCTCTGCTGCGATCGTCTCGCTCCTGTTCTTCCCCATGGCCAGGCAGGTGAAGAACCTCAAGCAGTTCGTCCTGCTTGCCCTCAGCGTTGGGATCGTGGGCGGGGGCATCTACCTCGCGTTCGATCTGTTTCTCTGGAGCCAGAACCAGTCCCGGTTCAATGCCACACAGATGACAATCGGCGTGCAGGACCGTCTCGAGCGGGTGCTCGTGCTGCTCGATGCTTGGGCTTCACAGCCCACCGCGTGGCTCTTCGGACTTGGAGCAAACGCGTTTTCATCGCTCATCCGGACGACCGGCGGTGCGGCCGACTACGTGCACAACACCGCCGCGGAGGCCCTGTGCGAGTACGGCCTCGTCGGCGCTACGCTGTACACCATCGGTCTGTACTTTTCCTATCGGGCGGGGGTCCGCATCTGGGCCCGCGTGAAAGAGGATCCGGGCCTGCGAGCTGCAGCGACCATCCTCATCGCGATCTCGACCTACTCCCTGCTCCTCTCGTTCAAGCAGGGCTGCATCCTTGGTCTCCCCGCGCCCTTCTATTGGTGGATGGTCGTCGCCTACATCGACAAGAGCGAACGGATCAACGAGGCTTCGATGATGCCCCACGCTCCCCTCATCGAGCACTACGAGGAATACACCGAGCAGGACCAGCCCGCCGAGCCCGCCACGACCGCGGCCTGA
- a CDS encoding HAMP domain-containing histidine kinase, with amino-acid sequence MDHLDAAARGLDDLRSELEVQERLARLGTITGLVAHELAGILTPVLPSIQAALASGDGAASRRALERSEVAAIRSIAITRLILGFAGNEFSRGADDAQARGVDPAQIVTEVVRELRVDGELGSTDIHVRVLPGLQVDTSAAGLQHLVLNLVRNAVEAVRGSKKGSVGIVCEEVATGYGVPKDAIVPAECSTWNPSAAPAWTSLVVTDDGPGLTRHQVERVFHPLVTSSRRGTGLGLTFCTWLVRDSGGLIYMQSKHGAGTRVTVLLPTSAPEAARQAA; translated from the coding sequence ATGGATCACCTCGATGCCGCTGCGCGCGGGCTGGATGACCTCCGCAGTGAATTGGAGGTTCAGGAGCGGCTTGCTCGCCTCGGCACCATCACGGGCCTTGTTGCACACGAACTTGCAGGGATCCTCACTCCGGTCCTGCCAAGCATCCAGGCGGCGCTGGCGAGCGGCGACGGTGCGGCCTCGCGGCGAGCGCTTGAGCGGTCGGAGGTGGCCGCGATCCGCTCGATCGCCATCACACGGCTGATTCTTGGCTTTGCTGGGAATGAGTTCAGTAGAGGAGCGGACGACGCTCAAGCTCGAGGCGTTGATCCGGCCCAAATCGTCACCGAAGTCGTGAGGGAACTGCGAGTCGACGGAGAGCTGGGTTCGACAGACATCCATGTCCGAGTGCTCCCCGGGCTGCAAGTTGACACATCAGCCGCTGGTCTGCAGCATCTGGTGCTGAACCTCGTGCGCAACGCGGTTGAGGCTGTTCGTGGTAGCAAGAAGGGATCGGTAGGTATTGTCTGTGAGGAGGTGGCGACCGGCTACGGCGTTCCAAAAGACGCGATCGTGCCGGCAGAGTGTTCCACGTGGAACCCATCAGCAGCGCCAGCCTGGACATCACTAGTCGTGACAGACGATGGTCCTGGCCTGACTAGGCACCAGGTAGAACGGGTGTTTCACCCGCTTGTCACTAGTAGCCGACGGGGAACCGGCCTTGGTCTGACGTTTTGTACCTGGCTCGTGCGCGATAGTGGGGGGCTGATCTACATGCAATCGAAGCACGGAGCCGGCACTCGAGTTACCGTCCTGCTGCCAACATCCGCACCAGAAGCAGCGCGCCAAGCAGCGTAA
- a CDS encoding GDP-mannose 4,6-dehydratase, translated as MSEATAAILVTGSAGFIGSHVSQRLVAEGRRVVGVDNKDPFYPRALKEQNLAAVRAAASSSGGGFEFIEADICDTARLRDLMAQVRPEGVIHLAAKAGVRPSIADPTAYARVNVGGTASVLDAAAAAACSRVIIASSSSVYGNCRVPAGTPFGEGLDVSEPISPYAATKRACELIAYTHWRLTGMPTGCLRFFTVYGPRQRPDLAIRGFLAKVSRGEPIDMFGDGTSSRDYTFIDDIVTGVLAAYERVPSHGYRVWNLGGHEPVMLHDLVRLVSETVGREAIVNRKPMAPGDVERTFADLTRASAELGFHPTTRPPEGIARQWAWMREHGV; from the coding sequence ATGAGCGAGGCGACGGCGGCAATCCTGGTGACCGGCTCCGCGGGCTTCATCGGCTCGCACGTTTCGCAGCGCCTGGTGGCCGAGGGACGACGCGTGGTGGGGGTCGACAACAAGGACCCGTTCTATCCGCGGGCCCTCAAGGAGCAGAATCTCGCCGCGGTGCGCGCCGCCGCATCCTCATCGGGCGGCGGGTTCGAGTTCATCGAGGCCGACATCTGCGACACCGCGCGGCTGCGAGATCTGATGGCGCAGGTCCGGCCCGAGGGGGTCATCCACCTTGCCGCGAAGGCGGGCGTGCGTCCGAGCATCGCCGACCCGACCGCGTACGCCCGCGTGAACGTCGGCGGCACCGCCTCGGTGCTCGACGCCGCCGCGGCCGCGGCGTGCTCGCGGGTGATCATCGCCTCGTCGAGTTCCGTGTACGGCAACTGCCGCGTGCCCGCCGGAACGCCGTTTGGCGAGGGCCTTGATGTGAGCGAGCCGATCTCGCCCTACGCGGCGACCAAGCGCGCCTGCGAACTCATCGCCTACACGCACTGGCGCCTCACCGGCATGCCCACCGGCTGCCTCCGGTTCTTCACCGTCTACGGGCCGCGGCAGCGACCGGACCTCGCGATCAGGGGGTTCCTCGCGAAGGTCTCCCGTGGCGAGCCCATCGACATGTTCGGCGACGGCACCTCGAGCCGGGACTACACGTTCATCGACGACATCGTTACGGGCGTGCTCGCGGCGTACGAACGTGTCCCGTCCCATGGCTACCGCGTGTGGAACCTCGGCGGGCACGAGCCGGTGATGCTGCACGACCTGGTGCGGCTGGTGAGCGAGACCGTCGGCCGAGAGGCGATCGTGAACCGCAAGCCCATGGCGCCAGGGGATGTCGAGCGGACGTTCGCCGACCTCACCAGGGCGAGTGCCGAACTGGGATTTCATCCGACGACGAGGCCACCGGAGGGCATTGCTCGGCAGTGGGCGTGGATGCGGGAGCACGGAGTGTGA
- a CDS encoding Mrp/NBP35 family ATP-binding protein: MPLTKDDVRNALGRITHPLLAVGLLETDAVRKVAYCDGYASLTLAGGGLSQDQRAAVGQQASAAVRLAGKTIGEAIHDVHVEFVDAPAARTGTATPSAAAASPGQAGPAKRLLPNVKHIVAVGAGKGGVGKSTIAVNLAVGLARKGHAVGLLDGDIYGPSIPTMLGLGSLDTAVLQGRLQPFAVHGIKAMTIGKLVEPDKPLIWRGPMAHSAFRQLVDQTDWGELDYLIIDLPPGTGDVALTMAQSLTLTGAVVVCTPQRVAQDDAVRAARMFQQLRIEVLGVVENMSYFVADDVSPPREYDLFGRGGAEYMAQRLGVPFLGEVPITVALRQNSDQGDPVANFGESPLRASLETLVNTLESQIALASFRSGASAPTLTIS; the protein is encoded by the coding sequence ATGCCCCTGACGAAAGATGACGTTCGAAACGCCCTCGGGCGAATCACCCACCCGCTGCTCGCAGTCGGGCTCCTCGAAACCGACGCGGTTCGCAAGGTCGCCTACTGCGATGGCTACGCGAGCCTCACCCTCGCCGGCGGCGGTCTGAGCCAGGATCAGCGCGCGGCGGTCGGGCAGCAGGCGTCCGCCGCGGTCCGCCTGGCAGGGAAGACGATCGGCGAGGCGATTCACGATGTGCATGTCGAGTTTGTCGATGCGCCGGCGGCCCGGACCGGCACAGCGACGCCGAGCGCTGCGGCCGCCTCGCCCGGTCAAGCAGGCCCCGCGAAGAGGCTGTTGCCGAACGTCAAGCACATCGTTGCGGTGGGAGCCGGAAAGGGGGGCGTCGGCAAGTCCACGATCGCCGTGAACCTGGCCGTGGGCCTGGCGCGGAAGGGCCACGCGGTCGGCCTGCTCGACGGCGATATCTATGGGCCGTCGATCCCGACCATGCTCGGACTGGGTTCGCTGGACACCGCCGTGCTGCAGGGACGGCTGCAGCCGTTTGCCGTGCACGGCATCAAGGCAATGACCATCGGGAAACTCGTCGAGCCGGACAAGCCGCTGATCTGGCGCGGCCCGATGGCGCACTCGGCCTTCCGCCAGCTCGTGGACCAGACGGACTGGGGCGAACTCGACTACCTCATCATCGACCTGCCCCCGGGCACGGGCGACGTCGCCCTCACAATGGCCCAGAGCCTGACGCTCACCGGCGCCGTGGTCGTCTGCACGCCCCAGCGCGTGGCGCAGGACGATGCCGTCCGCGCCGCGCGGATGTTCCAGCAGCTCCGGATCGAGGTGCTGGGCGTCGTCGAGAACATGTCCTACTTCGTCGCCGATGACGTCTCGCCGCCCCGCGAGTACGACCTCTTCGGGCGCGGCGGGGCGGAGTACATGGCCCAGCGGCTCGGGGTTCCGTTCCTCGGCGAGGTCCCGATCACGGTGGCACTCCGCCAGAACTCGGACCAGGGAGACCCCGTGGCCAACTTCGGCGAGAGCCCCCTGCGCGCCTCGCTCGAGACACTGGTAAACACCCTTGAGAGCCAGATCGCGCTCGCCTCGTTCCGCTCCGGCGCGTCGGCGCCGACGCTCACGATCTCCTGA
- a CDS encoding DUF721 domain-containing protein has product MLTAKHQHELEAARRYRTRATHDLGLGAAMDAIATDVRKRARGLSAVSAAWLAAVPGDLAEGAELVSFTKGVLTVRAPDAAARFGLDRFLRAGGETAIIRAASAVVRRVRVVL; this is encoded by the coding sequence ATGCTCACCGCGAAGCACCAGCACGAACTCGAAGCCGCGCGGCGGTACCGGACGCGGGCGACTCACGACCTGGGGCTGGGCGCCGCCATGGACGCGATCGCGACGGATGTTCGGAAACGGGCCAGGGGGCTGAGCGCGGTGAGCGCGGCGTGGCTCGCCGCCGTACCCGGGGACCTGGCGGAGGGCGCCGAACTTGTTTCGTTTACCAAGGGCGTGCTTACGGTCCGGGCACCCGACGCCGCGGCGAGGTTCGGGCTCGACCGCTTCCTGCGGGCCGGAGGTGAGACGGCAATCATCCGAGCAGCCTCGGCCGTTGTGCGGCGAGTTCGCGTCGTGCTGTAG
- a CDS encoding endonuclease/exonuclease/phosphatase family protein produces the protein MSSEPVAPSRWQTVCRRTRTVVAAGLVAWAACPYVSSWAWLIDLAGNLAVQAALACVIGAAWWALWRRWRCAAAAGAGLLLALGAIVPGRAAWEAGVDPADPRRITVLTYNAKIWLDKLDPGRREILSSNADVVGLLGALPELYKEPGTLTQALAVRYPYHAEMELNAPWFGYWVLSKWPTEPFVLTDEEREGLHPMACVVLRPGGRFGLLVMRPASPRSTTRWIKGNAETEIAGAVARRMREAGLEVVLLADFNGTPSGHRAGLLVEAGLRRCMPATRLVGTYPSASFWPFTVAIDDAAVSDGIRTLNWGVLGSGGSDHHAVRTELLVPLNSGPE, from the coding sequence ATGTCGAGTGAGCCTGTCGCGCCGAGCCGTTGGCAGACCGTCTGCCGCCGGACAAGAACGGTTGTGGCCGCGGGGCTCGTGGCGTGGGCTGCGTGTCCGTACGTTTCGTCATGGGCCTGGCTGATCGATCTTGCCGGCAACCTGGCCGTTCAGGCGGCGCTGGCGTGCGTGATCGGGGCCGCGTGGTGGGCGCTGTGGAGGCGGTGGCGGTGCGCGGCGGCCGCGGGCGCGGGCCTGCTGCTCGCGCTCGGAGCGATCGTGCCCGGGCGGGCGGCATGGGAAGCGGGCGTCGACCCCGCCGATCCGCGCCGGATCACCGTGCTCACCTACAACGCGAAGATCTGGCTCGACAAGCTCGACCCCGGTCGTCGTGAGATCCTGTCGAGCAACGCGGATGTCGTCGGCCTGCTCGGTGCTCTGCCGGAGCTGTACAAGGAGCCGGGCACGCTGACCCAGGCGCTGGCGGTTCGGTACCCCTACCACGCCGAGATGGAGCTCAACGCTCCATGGTTCGGCTACTGGGTGCTCTCCAAGTGGCCCACCGAGCCGTTTGTGCTTACGGACGAGGAACGAGAGGGGCTCCATCCCATGGCGTGCGTGGTGCTCAGGCCGGGCGGGCGGTTTGGGCTGCTGGTCATGCGTCCTGCTTCTCCGAGGTCGACCACCCGGTGGATCAAAGGAAACGCCGAAACCGAGATCGCCGGGGCGGTCGCACGGCGGATGCGTGAGGCGGGGCTCGAGGTCGTCCTGCTGGCCGACTTCAACGGAACGCCATCGGGTCACCGGGCCGGGCTGCTCGTCGAAGCGGGCCTGAGGCGGTGCATGCCGGCGACCCGCCTGGTCGGGACCTACCCTTCAGCCAGCTTCTGGCCGTTTACAGTCGCGATCGATGACGCGGCGGTGAGCGACGGAATTCGAACCCTGAATTGGGGGGTGTTAGGAAGTGGGGGGTCCGACCACCACGCGGTGAGAACCGAACTGCTCGTGCCCCTCAATTCCGGTCCCGAATGA
- a CDS encoding type II secretion system protein has product MGRGVQQHVSRRAAFTLIELLVVISIISVLVGLLLPALASVRAQSRRVKCMANLHGWGVGFQLYYNDFKETLPYVLPFYDIGPAGIPPPPPDDSNRVGIVELMDGYMDVPAPHYDANNVLQVYEPYLCPSDKDADAGRATGLSYQYWPGGLMLLRELFRDERHPERTVTRFYEQTPDFPFMVDARPWHPGGPKYDQNALYFGDWHTDWLYIDPADSGSPRP; this is encoded by the coding sequence GTGGGTCGAGGTGTGCAACAACACGTGAGTCGTCGCGCGGCGTTCACGCTGATCGAACTGCTGGTCGTCATCAGCATCATCTCGGTGCTGGTCGGCCTGCTGTTGCCGGCGCTCGCATCGGTGCGCGCCCAATCCCGGCGCGTGAAGTGCATGGCGAACCTCCACGGCTGGGGGGTCGGCTTCCAGTTGTACTACAACGACTTCAAGGAGACGCTCCCCTACGTGCTCCCGTTCTACGACATCGGGCCCGCGGGCATTCCGCCGCCGCCGCCGGACGACTCCAACCGGGTCGGCATCGTCGAACTGATGGACGGGTACATGGATGTGCCGGCGCCGCACTACGACGCCAACAACGTGCTGCAGGTGTACGAGCCGTACCTGTGCCCCTCCGACAAGGACGCGGACGCCGGACGCGCGACCGGGCTCTCGTACCAGTACTGGCCCGGCGGGCTGATGCTGCTGCGGGAACTCTTCCGCGACGAGCGGCACCCCGAGCGGACCGTGACCCGCTTCTACGAGCAGACGCCCGACTTCCCCTTTATGGTGGATGCGCGCCCGTGGCACCCGGGGGGGCCGAAGTACGATCAGAACGCGCTCTACTTCGGGGATTGGCACACCGACTGGCTGTACATCGACCCCGCGGACTCCGGCTCGCCGCGCCCCTGA